TTCGGCATTTTTACGCGTGGCAACTTTGGACGATGAGATTTATGCAAATACATCCAAATCTATTTTTCAAGCTATACCCGGGCAAACTTTTGAATTGTTTTATGCAGACCCGGCATATGATATCAAATACCTCCGTGCCGGAAACGAACACTTGTTAGTTGGATTGAAGTGCAAAAATGCATGCGCAGATCAGCTTGCTTTTTTTGATGCAACAGGTAATTCTGTTTTTGCAAAAGCCGGATGTGCGGATCAAAATCTCGATGCTATTGAATCAGAAAATGGAAACATCTGGATCGCCGATACCCGCTGGAGTTTTCGATTTACAAATTCCATCAACGAAAACTGCAATGAAATTTGGGTGAATGGACCGCTGTCGAATCGCGCCTGGGAAATCGCGACCCTCAATGATGCGGTATATGTTGCTGTGGGTGGTGTTGATGCCACTTTCACCCCAAATTACAACAGCCAGGGAATTGCGAAATTTGAAAAGGGAAATTGGAGTATGATCAATTCCGGTACGGAACCGGATTTACAAAATTTTTCAATCAGTGACATTATCCGCGTCGTGGAGTCTCCTGATAAAAGCAAAATTTATTATGCCAGCTCCGGAAAAGGTTTGATCGAATACAACCGTACAACAGACCAATATAAAGTTTACAATAAAACCAACTCCCCATTAAAAGGCACTGTTGGCGATACCGGAAATATTCGATTAAGCGGACTAGCTTTTGATAAAAAGGGGACTTTGTGGATTACCAATTATCTTGCTCCGGTTGGATTGTTGTCGCTCGATAAGGATGGCAACTGGAAAGAATATGTTTTTCCGAATAACAGCAATTTATTTACCGAAGTAAAAGTCGATCAGAATGGATATAAGTGGATCATCAGCCGATTGAATGGCGGGGTGATGGTTTTTGACGAAGGCGATGCAAACAATCCCAATGACGATCAGCGCATCCAACTCACCAATTCAAATTCTGAAATGACTTCAAATGACGTGCGTACCGTAGAAGTGGACCTCGATGGAGATGTATGGGTAGGCACGGCAGAAGGCCCAGTTGTCTTTGAATGTGGATCTTCCATTTTTTCGGGAAGCTGTAAAGGCAGTCGAAGAAAAGTAGATCAGGATGGCATTATTTATTTTTTGTTAGCCTCGGAGGTGATTACCAGTGTTGCCATAGACGGTGCCAACAGAAAATGGTTTGGTACCAGCAACAATGGAATTTACGTTCAGTCTTCCACCGGAGAATTCGAAATTCACCACTTCGATATTGATAATAGCCCACTGTTGGATAATGCCATTCAGGACATCGCCATAGACCCCAAAACCGGAGAAGCATGGATTGCCAGCAATGGCGGATTGCAGGTTTATCGATCTGATGCGACCCTTGCTAAAGACCAATTCACAGAGACACCACTTGTCTTTCCCAATCCCGTACCGCATGACTACGAAGGTCCTATCGCTATTCGCGGACTTGCGCGTGACGCCAGATACAAGATCACCGACTTCAGCGGTCGCCTTGTTTATGAAAACTTTGCCAACGGTGGTCAGGCTATCTGGAACGGTCGCGACTATCTCGGCCGCAAAGTAGCCTCAGGCATCTATCTCGTCTTTGCCAATACAACTCAGGATTTTGAGACTGCAGATGGATTGGTGACGAAGATCGTGGTAGGCCGGTAGGAATTTATTCCGATATTTAAACTTATGGCGCAAGGAGCATTCACTCATCATGTGATCAATAGTTTATTGGAGTTTACTTATGAATCGAGTATGAATTATTTTGACTATTTTGTTAAGTGAAAATTGTGCAGGATTCAGCCTCAAAACAGAAGGTCTTCTTAGCTTAAAATTTTTGTTTTTACTATTTTAATACGTATATTTGTATATAAATAGATACGTGTATGGATACGAAGCTCACGCTTACGATGAACAAACAAGTGATTCGAAAAGCCAAAAAATATGTAAAAACTTCAGGCCGCAGCCTTTCGGACCTTGTTGAAAATTATTTAAAAAACCTAACATCTTCAGATTTGACTGAATTTGAAATCAGCCCAAAAGTAAAGTCTTTAATGGGAAGTATTAAAGTTCCTGAAGATTTTGATGCCGAAACAGTTCTTACGGAAGAACTCATCCGAAAATATAAAAAGTAATGGATCGGATATTTGTTGATACAGATGTGATTATTGATTTGTTAATTGATCGAAAACCATTCTCAGATCAAGCTGCAATCATTTTGTCACTTTCTGAATATGGAAATTTCAAGGTTTATGTATCCGCATTGACATTTGCCAATTGCTATTATATCCTACGAAAGTTTTCATCACACCAGAAAGTAATATCCAAACTCGTACAATTGTCTCAAATTGTTGAAATAATGAATGTCACAAAGGAATCTATTCTATACTCGCTACATTCCAGTTTTAAAGATTTTGAAGACTCCATACAACATGAAACAGCCAAAAGTGATACCCAAATTAAATTGTTGATAACCAGGAATATTAAGGATTATCGCAAAAGCAATTTATCCATATTAAGCCCTGAGGATTATTTAAAATCGTTATAAACCTTAGGAATTTTATTTACTATATATTCTAATTTCATAGGCGTGTTCATCCAGATTATATTCTAAAAGCAAAGGCATACATGATCATTGATTGACAAGGATGCAAACCAAACTTTCATTTTTGTCAAATCCAGTCATGGGAAAGGAAAAAAATCATTCCAAATAAGTTACTGAAAAGGACATTTTTACAAGTAATCAAAAAATGCATATTTTAAAAGTCCACAATTAGAAACCATTAAAACATAAAATAAATTTGCCCCGCATTCTTAAGTAATCATAAAAGTGAGCAAGCAAACTAGATCCAAAAACAGCTACCATACCACCTTATACCAATTGGCAAAAGACATTTGGGTAGTTTGTCCTCAATGTGAAAAAAGGGCTATCATAGATACCGGAGGATTTCACAGCTTCGAAAAAACAAGCCATACGATCAAATTGGTTTGCAGTCATTGCGGACATAATAAATATCTCGAGAACGTAATACACAGGATAGACCCCAAACAAAAGCAGGGAAAAGTTTTAATTTTTGGCGAGCCGATAGATCCCTTTTTTCATATACCACTTTGGCTTCAGTCAGAATTTGAAGGCAACATTCTTTGGGCCTACAATCTCGAACATCTCCAGTTACTAGAAGAGCATGTTGGAGCTAAATTGAGAGAGCGCAATCAACAAAATTTTAATGTAAGAAGTTTAGGGGCAAGGCTACCCAAATGGATGACCGCAGCGCACAACCGGGAAGCCATACTCAAACAAATCCAAAAACTAAAGGCTAAATAATAAACTAACGAATGTTAGATTATTTGTTTTGAGCCCACACAAAGTAGTCAAAACAATACATTTCATTAAAACAATCCTGACGCATCCTACAAATCACATTTAATCATAGTCCATCCTAGATAATCCGTTAAATCCAGGTCAATAGACGTGTTGCCCACCATTGATCTCATAATTTGCGCCCGTAATAAAAGCAGCTTGCTTACTTGCCAAAAAGCTTACCAAATGGGCGACTTCATAGGTGCCACCTA
This sequence is a window from Saprospiraceae bacterium. Protein-coding genes within it:
- a CDS encoding PIN domain-containing protein — its product is MDRIFVDTDVIIDLLIDRKPFSDQAAIILSLSEYGNFKVYVSALTFANCYYILRKFSSHQKVISKLVQLSQIVEIMNVTKESILYSLHSSFKDFEDSIQHETAKSDTQIKLLITRNIKDYRKSNLSILSPEDYLKSL
- a CDS encoding TFIIB-type zinc ribbon-containing protein; the protein is MSKQTRSKNSYHTTLYQLAKDIWVVCPQCEKRAIIDTGGFHSFEKTSHTIKLVCSHCGHNKYLENVIHRIDPKQKQGKVLIFGEPIDPFFHIPLWLQSEFEGNILWAYNLEHLQLLEEHVGAKLRERNQQNFNVRSLGARLPKWMTAAHNREAILKQIQKLKAK